tctagGCGAAAAAAAGCGACGAAAGCTTGATGAAAAAAAAAGTCCCGCAGGAATTCCTctattttttaaacaaacaaaattTCACAGGCTTTCCAGGACGGAAGGCGTGTTTGTCCCGAGTCCCGAGTAACGCTCGTGTCCGTCGGTCACAAGAATCGATAGAGGAATGCGGCGGCGTAGCatggagaaaaaaaaaggaggaaTGAGGCGCACACATTCCTCGACGTAAAATCGAACGAACGGTTTTTTCCGTTCACGAAAACGCGTTTACTTACCGATCGTTGAACGATGACACTCGCATGAATACACGACTATACGTCCGCCGCGACGTTTCCTGGCATCTCGAGACCGCACCGAGCACGTATTTTCATTGAAAACGATGAAAATCTAATGGTATGCGGGCGGACACGCAGAACACGGACTGTTTGACACGAGAGGTAGCCTCGCTTCTCCTACCACTTCAACATTACACTGGAATGCATGGCATTCGGTTGTTCTCGGACCCGCCCTCTACCGGCAAAACTGCCAACCGTTCGCCACGCTCCGCACACACTGTTTCGCGTATGTATATGGCTGTTCAGAACAAAAATCATAACTACGTATTCATTAGGGATGAGATCAAGTTCAATACGTCCACGCAAATTCGAGTCAAGTTCAATATTGTTTCATTCCACAGGTATTGAATGCCTCGCAAGAGCGACAGGTTTTCGATGAGTATACTCGCAAGGTACTCATTTTAGATGAGCTGGTTTCGAACGCGTACCTACAGTTTTCGAAAGCATGCTTTGAAATACTAGTTCGATGTTAGAAAGCATCTTCACGAATAGTAGGCATGAGTTGTGGAAATCAAGGTTCTTGATCGCTATTTGATTAATCTAGATatgcttaaataaaaaaaatttaatcatAGAGAACTACGATTTTTTTTGCATGTAGCTTTTAATTTTAAGGATCGATTACTGGAACCGGAAATAAGAGCAAGGTGGCCCGAGGGATCAAATAAAGATTATAAATTTCCGGATATATACCGGACAAacaaaacattttatttaacacGATTTATTTCTTTGTTTTCCATTCCATGATCCATTGATAAAAACGAAATTGAGAAAGTAATTACAATCTCCCACATTCTGTATCGGCAATTCATATAAAAGTTTTACGCAAACGTCATGTTTGTAATAATGAATCACGATTTCAGGATGATACGTCACAATGACATGTACGCTTATGTCAAACGTCAATTTTCTATAAAGAACATTAAAATTCGGATCCATGTTCGGCATTGCACTCCTAAAAATACAATTGCATGGATACATAAATACTGGTACCGTTAGATTATGTAGCTCAATCCAGTTATTTGATGTGTAAAATGTTCTTCGAACTTTGTGTAACAAAAGTATCATTTTTTATCCGAGTTAAAAATATGCGGGCGCGCATGGCTTGTCTTCAAGGTGCATCTTTCAACTGATCGACGTCGCAATCGTCGTCGCTTAAATTATCCAGAGTATAACAAAGCTGTAATTAAAAGTTAAGTTAAAGTTAAATGTCCAAGAAccttacaaatatttttatgcGTGTAAGAAAAAGTACCTCGTCCAAATCAGGCCTTTTGAGTAAATGCTCTAGTCCCGACAATTTCTCTAAATAATTTGGGACATTGCACGCGTCGACAACAAACGATAAGCCCCGATTTTTATATTCTGTGACGACTGGTAGAGAACAGGCTGTACAACACGTAAATCTGTGCGTTATCGTCAGCTGCATTTCATAATTCCACAGGGAACCGCGTATCGTGTGTGGCACACCTCCTAACAGACCAGCCAATTCTGCGTCACTAGAATTTATAGTTTCTCTGTTGTTACCCATTAATGCTCCTGCTTCGATCCTGTTTAACACGAGCACAACATACAATTAAATCGCTAACCAATACAGAAACTTCTCGTAATCATTCTTTGATTTACCCTTTGGGGTGCTGTAGCACAGATACTAGCAATTCCACTGCCAATCCGGCAGCGATTTGAGACAATCCTGGTCTGCTCACGGTACATTGTTGGTCCAGCGTTCTATCGGTTTGCGACTGCAAAACAAAACAGTCTGCATAAAAGAAATGGCAAGCATAATTTTACAACAATCTAGCTCCCAATATACACACATTCCCTGGCTGCGTTACATCGTTGCAGAAGTAACAACCCAGATCTGGACCATCAGGATTTTTCACGTCCAAATCTGGAGAGGATGGGATGGTGGTGTTTCGTGTACCGTGTCTCTGTACAGTGAACGAATCGAAACCTAAAGCTGCATTAATAGCAATTTTGTTCATAGCTGCGCATAGAACAGTGGGCAACCACCTAGCTTCTCTAGAATCCAATAGGAAGAAGACAACATCGCTGCTTTCAACGAGTTCCTCCAATTTTGCTAACGACTCTTGCGTAGACTCCATCATACCTTTACCCAAAACGTGACCAGGCATTGGAATATGTAGAACCACCCCCTCTGCAGTCTGTGTGTGACATTCGTACGATTAATGCAATTAGATTTTATTCACGAAATGGTCTAAATGCTCACCATGTTCGGCCTAATATTCAGCAGCGCGTCTCTAGCTGCGAGGGCTTTGAATTTATGTTCCACGGCGTCCTGATGACTGTACAAACTTTGCCTTACGGTGTTACTATGAGAAACATTAGAGTTATCCACAAAAGTTATATTGCTCACACCCCATCCTAAAAGTACTCTAGCCACCGCACAACCCAATGTACCGGCGCCTAAGAGGAGGCATTTGAGACTACTTATTTTTTCTAAATCTAAATTTGGGACGAGCCGCCACTTCATTAACTTTAAGTTTAAGTTAATAGCTCTGTCCGACAGCCTAGTTGGATCCATTGTATCCGATAAGTCAGCAATATTAGGACCCAATTTTCCATTTGTATTACTTTCCCATCCTACTAAATGGCTATTGAATAAACTATCTCTGATTTCATTAGTGTTCTCATATTGTTTAACTCTGAGCTTGTAGACAATACTCCTCTGCGCCTTGTTCCCTCTTATAGATATTACTTTAATTACTTTTGTGAAACAATGCATTGGACAATGCCAGAGCAATAGGCTCAGGAGATTGCGTAAAGGCCATCCTGGTTCTGAGCTTGTGCAAGGATCATAGAAAGCAAAGTAAACTTCGTTGTACTCCTAGAAAATAAAGTTTTACATGTAAAAATCATTATACACGATACAATTgcagaaaaatatatattcaatacCTGTGATTCCTTTTTCCCTTCAACTGAATTTACACCTGTTTCTACGTCACtaacaattatattattttcacaagATATTAAGACTGTAAAATAATTCATTGATCTGCCATGTAGTTGGAGGAAGCCTTTACTAAGGTCTTCTGATTGAATAGATGTGAATTCTTCGTCGATCGACTTTGGACTTTCTTCATAGTACATCTCAGGTAACTTTAATGGAGTAGGATGAGCAAcccaataataaaatttatacttttttaaatcCGAATAAGCCAGTAATAGAAACAATGACAATCTCCATGGCTCTTTTAAGCTAGATCCATCTTTAATACTTTCTATAACATCCTTTCCCAAGGACTCGATGAATACTTCAGGATTAGTTTGTTTAAATGCTTCTAATGTATTCTTATTGATCATCTTTCCACAATAGTAGATAGATGAAGTGGGAAGGGTGGCATCGACAGGATCTCTAAAAATGACCTATGTGGAGTTGATTCCAACAACTGCTTACTTTATcttataaataaacaattagaGAGTAAATACTTTCGCACGTATAAACTTACTTATTAAATGATGTAAAGTCCAGTACCAATGGATTCACATTGGCTTCGTTCGGGGACTGGCGACTGTAGCTTCCCCATATATTAATTACTGCCTTCTCATCCAATTTTAATTTGTCTATTTTCAATTCGGCAAATTTTGCCCAGAATGTGTGATCTGTAGAAGTTCTAAGTTTTGTGAACTTCACAAATTTAGACATTATGCTTATTTAGGGTTCAGATAACTCAAGATCTAGAAACAGAAACAATATTGTGGATATGTGCTAATAAGatataaagaaagaaaaatgtatTGTTACTTTTCTCTCACTTTATATTATATGTCAATAGAACCAAAACAGTACAAGACTATGTGAAGTCTGAACTGCAATCTGCTTATCAGTAAATTATAAAGATTGCTTATATTATATTCTGATAACGGCTGCGAATCGTTGATAACGCAAGATACAGCAATATTTTTACGATCAGAAAGTAACTATACCATTAGTCGTGCTTTGAATTATGATGTGGGAATATTTGTCGTGCATCAAAAAGCACGCGCGCATGCGTCCGTTTAATGCAAATTAACAAAATTGCACGTTGTTTACAGCCGAAGTGAAAGTGATAGGCAATCAACTCTTTTCTCTCGTCTTCGTTAATTTCCTCGAAGGACGACTAACATTTCCGAACGAGTGTTGCCTCATGATACACGCATTGTACGTTTTTCACTGTTGTCAATGTAATTATAATcatgttcgaataaaaatataaccTTAGGGTCTCGTAACAAGCGGTAACGTGTATTGTTGATTATTAATACCCAATCGTTCCGAATACACTATGTTGTATTTGAAATTTCATCGGCGGCTCTATCTCTATTAACTTTGAAATCATATGCGCGCGACTCGGAACGTCAGAATTTATGGGGAACTATACCTAATTTCGGGTAGCGAATAATCTTCGGAGGAGACAAAATAGATTAACGACGATATTCAGTCTGATACACTTTCGAACAATAGAAATATGTCAACACAATGTTGTAAAACAATGCCATTGGCGTAAGGATCGTGTTTGTACGGCACTGACGATGACGTCACAAAGGCAGTATGGCCGGACAGCATCGGCTGTCTGCATTGTAACTGTGGGTGAACGGTTCCCGGGGGTTCCAAGGGATATTTTTCAAGAAATATGTCGGATTATCTGAGATCCGCGCTGGGATACTTGAACGGAGCGAACACAAACGAATACGTCGGACAAATACTGGAAATTAACAATGTGAAATTGCGCGTGACTAGGCTACTTGCCGAGGGTGAGTTTCTGTCAACCTTTTGATCGCTCGATCGCTATACCGTTTCTCTGTAATCGAATGATTCTCTCTCTGTCGACGACCATGCCCtagaattttcgaaaaatatcCATTTCTCACAATACTGTTCACGAGAAGCGGTGCAAAACGATCGCAAACGATCACGTTAGCACAGCGAACTATCAAACTGTTTTGACATGTGTTGAGTGTGTAGTTTGACATTTGGATGACAGCACACGCTAAATGTTTTCGTAACACGTTCGCGCACCAAGAAATTTTTTAACATTACTGAACGACGCGAAGTTACAGTACTCAATGTCCCAATGTCTTCATTAAACCTTTTCTTTCATTTCTGGAGAATATGTATTCATTTAGGGACATGTTAATTACTACCAATATTTAAGAAATGTGTGCCTAATATTGTGTCAACAGGTGGTTGGGCTTTGGTATTTGCTGTGGAAGATGTTAACACAGGAAAAGAATATGCACTTAAGGTAATTCACATTGTTTTTGTACCAACTATGTCGTGATGAAAAGTTTATGGTAACGCATGCTTTTATGTTTTCAGAGGCTCATTGCGGTCGATGAAGATGCAAACAAAACTATcatgcaagaaatagaaacactGAAAAGGTTAACAGGACATCAAAATGTAATTCAATATTTGTACGCTCAACGTTTGGAACGAGAGGACCGGAAAGGATACGAATATTTATTGGTGACGGAATACTGTCCAGGTGGAACAGTAGCAGACATACTACGAAACTTAGCCTCTAATCCCTTAAGTGTTGCCCAAATTTGTAGAATAGTTTACCAGGCAACTAGGGCTGTACATCATATGCATAATCAACAGCCAGAACCGTTTGTACATCGAGATATAAAGCTAGAAAATTTCTTAGTTGGAAGCGACGGTTTGATCAAACTTTGCGATTTTGGAAGTACTTCTACGCAGCAGATTTTACCAAATCCATCATGGAATGCTCAAAAACGTGCTACGTTAGAAGATCAAATGGCAAAGTATACCACACCAATGTACCGTGCACCTGAAATGATGGACACATGGAACAACGAACCCATTGGTCCACCAGTGGATTGCTGGGCGCTCGGTTGTATCCTATACACCCTCGTTACGCTAAAGCATCCGTTTCCTGAAGGTATGTATCAAGGCTCTCaaaaaataacaattataaCGTCTGACTGGATATTTCTTTCCTAGGGAACAAACTTGCAATAGTCAACGGCAAATATCCGCCGCTTCCTCCTAATCCCCGTTTAAACTGCTTCTACGACATAGTCAAAGGATGTTTGGAAATCTCTCCAGTGAAGAGGCTCACCACATCCATGATTCTAGAACGTCTCGCAGCGATAGCAGAGTCAAACAATTTTGATCCCAGAGAACCCCCGAAGATAGAAGTTGTGGCAAAATCTCCACCACCTCCCCGACCAGCACCACCGCCTAACACACCAACTCCACCACCACGACCGTCACCTCCAGTGAATGCACCACCAGCAAGACCTGCGCCTGCTCAAGTAATCATGGCAAAAATGTCGGTAGCTCAACCTACAACAGGCCTATTTAGTTC
This genomic stretch from Megalopta genalis isolate 19385.01 chromosome 5, iyMegGena1_principal, whole genome shotgun sequence harbors:
- the Atg7 gene encoding autophagy-related 7 isoform X2 gives rise to the protein MINKNTLEAFKQTNPEVFIESLGKDVIESIKDGSSLKEPWRLSLFLLLAYSDLKKYKFYYWVAHPTPLKLPEMYYEESPKSIDEEFTSIQSEDLSKGFLQLHGRSMNYFTVLISCENNIIVSDVETGVNSVEGKKESQEYNEVYFAFYDPCTSSEPGWPLRNLLSLLLWHCPMHCFTKVIKVISIRGNKAQRSIVYKLRVKQYENTNEIRDSLFNSHLVGWESNTNGKLGPNIADLSDTMDPTRLSDRAINLNLKLMKWRLVPNLDLEKISSLKCLLLGAGTLGCAVARVLLGWGVSNITFVDNSNVSHSNTVRQSLYSHQDAVEHKFKALAARDALLNIRPNMTAEGVVLHIPMPGHVLGKGMMESTQESLAKLEELVESSDVVFFLLDSREARWLPTVLCAAMNKIAINAALGFDSFTVQRHGTRNTTIPSSPDLDVKNPDGPDLGCYFCNDVTQPGNSQTDRTLDQQCTVSRPGLSQIAAGLAVELLVSVLQHPKGIEAGALMGNNRETINSSDAELAGLLGGVPHTIRGSLWNYEMQLTITHRFTCCTACSLPVVTEYKNRGLSFVVDACNVPNYLEKLSGLEHLLKRPDLDELCYTLDNLSDDDCDVDQLKDAP
- the Atg7 gene encoding autophagy-related 7 isoform X1 — translated: MSKFVKFTKLRTSTDHTFWAKFAELKIDKLKLDEKAVINIWGSYSRQSPNEANVNPLVLDFTSFNKDPVDATLPTSSIYYCGKMINKNTLEAFKQTNPEVFIESLGKDVIESIKDGSSLKEPWRLSLFLLLAYSDLKKYKFYYWVAHPTPLKLPEMYYEESPKSIDEEFTSIQSEDLSKGFLQLHGRSMNYFTVLISCENNIIVSDVETGVNSVEGKKESQEYNEVYFAFYDPCTSSEPGWPLRNLLSLLLWHCPMHCFTKVIKVISIRGNKAQRSIVYKLRVKQYENTNEIRDSLFNSHLVGWESNTNGKLGPNIADLSDTMDPTRLSDRAINLNLKLMKWRLVPNLDLEKISSLKCLLLGAGTLGCAVARVLLGWGVSNITFVDNSNVSHSNTVRQSLYSHQDAVEHKFKALAARDALLNIRPNMTAEGVVLHIPMPGHVLGKGMMESTQESLAKLEELVESSDVVFFLLDSREARWLPTVLCAAMNKIAINAALGFDSFTVQRHGTRNTTIPSSPDLDVKNPDGPDLGCYFCNDVTQPGNSQTDRTLDQQCTVSRPGLSQIAAGLAVELLVSVLQHPKGIEAGALMGNNRETINSSDAELAGLLGGVPHTIRGSLWNYEMQLTITHRFTCCTACSLPVVTEYKNRGLSFVVDACNVPNYLEKLSGLEHLLKRPDLDELCYTLDNLSDDDCDVDQLKDAP